A genomic stretch from Arachis stenosperma cultivar V10309 chromosome 3, arast.V10309.gnm1.PFL2, whole genome shotgun sequence includes:
- the LOC130969024 gene encoding galactinol--sucrose galactosyltransferase-like: protein MAPSLTTLQENGLFKPLPPSIKLEASTFSVNDHPILTEVPPNIVAATVSPPQDSTTTKNTATGCFVGFNADEPLSRHVVSLGKLRGIRFMSIFRFKLWWSTHWTGSNGTQVEHETQIMILENSYLIVISGESGGRPYVLLLPLIEGAFRASLQPGLDDFIDVCMESGSTRVAESTFKACLYMHANNDPYTLVHEAMKVIRLHLGIFKLLEEKTPPAIIDRFGWCTWDAFYLEVHPQGVRQGIKTLADGGCPPGLVIIDDGWQTFCRDDEAVTDGGSLNCRIPGEQMLNRLIRFQENCKFREYECCKGKGMGAFVRELKEEFAALENVYVWHAFCGYWGGIRPKVEAMPETEMVAARLSKGAEMLMTDLAVEKILENGVGVVAPHEAHNLYEGLHSHLQSVGIDGVKIDVTHVLEMLSEDYGGRVELAKPYYKALTDSIKKHFKGNGVISSMQQCNDFMFLGTETISLGRVGDDFWCTDPAGDPNGTYWLQGCHMVHCAYNSLWMGNIIHPDWDMFQSDHACAEFHAASRAISGGPVYVSDSVGKHNFKLLKKLVLLDGSILRCEHYALPTRDCLFENPLHDGKTMLKIWNLNKYTGVLGLFNCQGGGWCPASRRNKSFLDCSHSVTCIASPKDIEWSKGKNLICTRGVDSFAVYMVKDQKLRLVKYDESIEVSLEPFAFELMTVSPVMFLPRSSIQFAPFGLVNMLNSGGSIQSLEFHEHDKLVRIGVRGHGQMAVFAAEKPVDCKIDGQPVEFDYNYDDNMVKLQVPWPSSSRLSIVEYFF from the exons ATGGCGCCAAGCTTAACCACCCTCCAAGAAAATGGACTCTTCAAACCGTTACCACCCTCCATAAAACTCGAAGCCTCAACCTTCTCAGTCAACGACCACCCCATCCTCACCGAAGTCCCACCAAACATAGTTGCCGCCACTGTATCACCGCCACAAGATTCAACCACCACCAAGAACACCGCAACAGGATGCTTCGTGGGGTTCAATGCCGACGAGCCACTCTCCCGGCACGTTGTTTCCCTTGGTAAGCTCAGAGGAATCCGGTTCATGAGCATATTCCGGTTCAAACTCTGGTGGAGCACCCACTGGACCGGCTCCAACGGTACCCAAGTAGAGCACGAGACTCAAATTATGATACTCGAGAACAGTTA TTTAATTGTTATATCAGGTGAGAGCGGCGGGCGACCCTATGTCCTCCTCTTGCCGCTTATCGAAGGAGCTTTCCGGGCTTCCCTGCAGCCCGGTCTTGACGACTTCATCGACGTCTGCATGGAGAGTGGATCCACACGCGTGGCGGAGTCGACATTCAAAGCGTGCCTCTACATGCACGCCAACAACGACCCCTACACTCTGGTCCACGAAGCCATGAAGGTCATCCGCCTCCACCTTGGAATCTTCAAGCTTTTAGAAGAGAAGACCCCGCCGGCAATCATCGACAGGTTCGGGTGGTGCACGTGGGACGCGTTCTACCTGGAGGTGCACCCTCAGGGCGTCCGCCAAGGCATCAAAACCCTCGCGGACGGAGGGTGCCCTCCCGGTCTAGTCATCATTGATGACGGATGGCAAACGTTTTGCCGTGACGATGAGGCGGTAACCGACGGAGGGAGCTTGAATTGTAGGATACCGGGAGAGCAGATGCTGAATAGGCTGATAAGGTTCCAAGAGAACTGCAAGTTTAGGGAGTACGAGTGTTGTAAGGGGAAGGGGATGGGTGCGTTTGTgagggagttgaaggaggagttTGCAGCGCTGGAGAATGTGTATGTGTGGCATGCGTTTTGTGGGTACTGGGGTGGGATAAGGCCCAAGGTGGAGGCGATGCCGGAGACAGAGATGGTGGCCGCGAGGCTGTCGAAGGGAGCGGAGATGCTGATGACGGACTTGGCGGTGGAGAAGATACTAGAGAACGGTGTGGGAGTTGTAGCGCCGCATGAGGCTCACAACTTGTATGAAGGGCTTCACTCGCATCTTCAGTCGGTGGGGATTGACGGTGTCAAGATTGATGTCACACAT GTTCTAGAGATGCTATCAGAGGATTATGGTGGTCGTGTTGAACTCGCCAAACCATACTACAAAGCACTCACTGATTCTATTAAGAAACATTTCAAGGGCAATGGTGTCATTTCCAGCATGCAGCAGTGTAACGATTTCATGTTCCTTGGCACAGAAACCATATCACTTGGACGAGTTG GTGATGATTTTTGGTGTACGGACCCGGCCGGAGATCCGAACGGAACATATTGGCTACAAGGATGTCACATGGTGCATTGTGCATACAACAGCTTGTGGATGGGGAATATCATTCACCCGGATTGGGACATGTTCCAATCTGATCACGCCTGCGCCGAGTTTCACGCCGCCTCTCGAGCCATCTCCGGTGGACCGGTTTATGTGAGTGACTCTGTTGGAAAACACAACTTCAAGTTGCTTAAGAAGTTGGTTCTCTTGGATGGCTCCATTTTACGGTGTGAACACTATGCACTTCCTACTAGGGATTGCTTATTTGAAAATCCTTTACATGATGGTAAAACAATGCTCAAAATTTGGAACCTCAACAAG TATACAGGGGTTTTGGGTCTGTTCAATTGCCAAGGTGGAGGGTGGTGTCCTGCGAGTAGAAGAAACAAGAGTTTTTTAGATTGTTCACACTCCGTTACTTGCATTGCAAGTCCCAAAGACATTGAATGGAGCAAAGGAAAGAACCTTATTTGCACCAGAGGAGTTGATTCATTTGCAGTGTACATGGTGAAAGACCAAAAGTTGAGGCTAGTGAAGTATGATGAGAGCATTGAGGTTTCGCTGGAGCCTTTTGCTTTCGAGCTCATGACGGTTTCTCCGGTGATGTTTCTACCAAGATCATCAATTCAGTTTGCACCATTTGGATTGGTGAACATGCTCAACTCTGGAGGCTCAATTCAATCCTTGGAGTTCCATGAACATGATAAATTAGTTAGAATTGGGGTGAGAGGCCATGGTCAGATGGCCGTATTCGCGGCAGAGAAGCCGGTAGATTGTAAGATTGATGGACAACCTGTGGAGTTTGATTACAATTATGACGATAACATGGTTAAGCTCCAAGTTCCATGGCCTAGTTCTTCGAGGTTGTCCATAGTCGAGTATTTTTTTTGA
- the LOC130969025 gene encoding FKBP12-interacting protein of 37 kDa-like isoform X1, translated as MASSPHFDDQDFDFEGGFSGTRSGEKRPSPDYDDEYYDNDPFAPKKAKSKAEEAASGVTTGMILSLRESLQNCKDTLATCQNELEAAKSEIQKWRTAFQNEPFIPSGTTPAPKLVINYLQALKSSEESSKEQLEKAKKKEGAFFVTFAKREQEIAELKSAVRDLKAQLKPATMQARRLLLDPAVHEEFTRLKNLVEEKDKKVKELQDNIAAINFTPQSKMGKMLMAKCKTLQEENEEIGNQATDAKIQELAMKLSLQKYQNAELRSQFEGLQTHMDGLTNDVERSNEMVLMLQEKLEEKDEEIQRLKDELQEKGFMDEGTTEAASKRNDIYAMPKENAD; from the exons ATGGCTTCCTCTCCTCATTTTGATGAT CAAGACTTCGATTTTGAAGGCGGATTTTCCGGAACGCGTTCTGGTGAGAAGAGGCCCTCTCCCGATTATGACGACGAATATTACGATAATGACCCTTTCGCACCCAAGAAG GCAAAATCAAAGGCTGAAGAAGCTGCTTCTGGTGTAACCACTGGAATGATATTGTCTCTTCGTGAGAG TCTTCAAAACTGTAAGGATACCCTTGCCACATGCCAA AATGAACTTGAGGCTGCAAAATCTGAGATTCAGAAGTGGCGCACAGCATTTCAGAATGAACCCTTCATACCTTCTGGGACCACTCCAG CACCCAAATTGGTGATTAACTATCTTCAAGCCCTAAAATCTTCTGAGGAGTCTTCAAAAGAGCAG CTtgaaaaagcaaagaaaaaggaaggtGCATTCTTTGTTACTTTTGCAAAACGAGAACAAGAAATAGCAGAGTTGAAG TCTGCTGTGCGGGATCTGAAAGCTCAACTCAAGCCAGCAACAATGCAG GCAAGAAGGCTGTTACTAGATCCAGCTGTCCATGAAGAGTTTACTCGTTTGAAG AATTTAGTCGAGGAGAAGGACAAAAAAGTGAAAGAGTTGCAAGATAACATTGCCGCAATCAATTTCACTCCCCAGAGCAAGATGGGAAAGATGCTTATGGCTAAATGCAAAACTTTGCAGGAGGAAAATGAGGAGATTGGGAACCAAGCGACTGACGCAAAG ATACAAGAGTTAGCAATGAAACTATCATTGCAGAAATACCAGAATGCCGAACTGAGAAGTCAATTCGAAG GGCTGCAGACACATATGGACGGACTGACAAACGACGTTGAAAGATCCAATGAAATG GTTTTGATGTTGCAAGAGAAATTAGAAGAGAAGGATGAAGAGATCCAACGGCTGAAAGATGAATTGCAAGAGAAAGGCTTCATGGATGAAGGGACAACAGAAGCAGCATCTAAGAGAAATGACATTTATGCAATGCCCAAGGAAAATGCTGATTAA
- the LOC130969025 gene encoding FKBP12-interacting protein of 37 kDa-like isoform X2, giving the protein MILSLRESLQNCKDTLATCQNELEAAKSEIQKWRTAFQNEPFIPSGTTPAPKLVINYLQALKSSEESSKEQLEKAKKKEGAFFVTFAKREQEIAELKSAVRDLKAQLKPATMQARRLLLDPAVHEEFTRLKNLVEEKDKKVKELQDNIAAINFTPQSKMGKMLMAKCKTLQEENEEIGNQATDAKIQELAMKLSLQKYQNAELRSQFEGLQTHMDGLTNDVERSNEMVLMLQEKLEEKDEEIQRLKDELQEKGFMDEGTTEAASKRNDIYAMPKENAD; this is encoded by the exons ATGATATTGTCTCTTCGTGAGAG TCTTCAAAACTGTAAGGATACCCTTGCCACATGCCAA AATGAACTTGAGGCTGCAAAATCTGAGATTCAGAAGTGGCGCACAGCATTTCAGAATGAACCCTTCATACCTTCTGGGACCACTCCAG CACCCAAATTGGTGATTAACTATCTTCAAGCCCTAAAATCTTCTGAGGAGTCTTCAAAAGAGCAG CTtgaaaaagcaaagaaaaaggaaggtGCATTCTTTGTTACTTTTGCAAAACGAGAACAAGAAATAGCAGAGTTGAAG TCTGCTGTGCGGGATCTGAAAGCTCAACTCAAGCCAGCAACAATGCAG GCAAGAAGGCTGTTACTAGATCCAGCTGTCCATGAAGAGTTTACTCGTTTGAAG AATTTAGTCGAGGAGAAGGACAAAAAAGTGAAAGAGTTGCAAGATAACATTGCCGCAATCAATTTCACTCCCCAGAGCAAGATGGGAAAGATGCTTATGGCTAAATGCAAAACTTTGCAGGAGGAAAATGAGGAGATTGGGAACCAAGCGACTGACGCAAAG ATACAAGAGTTAGCAATGAAACTATCATTGCAGAAATACCAGAATGCCGAACTGAGAAGTCAATTCGAAG GGCTGCAGACACATATGGACGGACTGACAAACGACGTTGAAAGATCCAATGAAATG GTTTTGATGTTGCAAGAGAAATTAGAAGAGAAGGATGAAGAGATCCAACGGCTGAAAGATGAATTGCAAGAGAAAGGCTTCATGGATGAAGGGACAACAGAAGCAGCATCTAAGAGAAATGACATTTATGCAATGCCCAAGGAAAATGCTGATTAA